In one window of Pseudoliparis swirei isolate HS2019 ecotype Mariana Trench chromosome 15, NWPU_hadal_v1, whole genome shotgun sequence DNA:
- the dnajc21 gene encoding dnaJ homolog subfamily C member 21 isoform X1 — translation MKCHYEILDVKRDAGDGELKKAYRKLALKWHPDKNLDNADDAAEQFKVIQAAYDVLSDPQERAWYDNHRDALLKGGISGDYEDSSIDLLQYFTVTCYSGFGDDDKGFYTVYRNLFESIAVEEIEQGKVEEEEEEEFPPFGDSQSDYDSVVHMFYGYWQSFCTRKNFAWKEEFDTRQASNRWEKRAMEKENKKTREKARKERGELVRQLVAFVRKRDRRVLAHRKLVEEQNAEKTKKLEEQRRKQKLSQAKQAEEYKEQSWAAMSELEKELQQIEAQYGEEFGDASESEEDELDMDTREKNGEKGELPDGIDYYDDLFCPACDKSFKSDKAMKNHGKSKKHRELVALLRQQLEEEEDSFGVNVNGKEGIEAENEEDGEEEDEEDKPRQKLSKKQKRKKKQQKVLHSAGEEEEEERVEERVEERAEELTPTTCEDDAPETSENPPQPEKQDDPPPTEVKSSSGKTKGKKGGKEQLKSVKSNTEEQIPESEIILRCVTCDGEFSTRNKLFDHLKTSGHAIAAAASNAPRSSVSKSKKDKKKNR, via the exons ATGAAGTGTCACTACGAAATCTTGGATGTGAAACGGGACGCGGGAGACGGCGAATTGAAGAAGGCGTATCGTAAATTAGCGTTGAAATGGCACCCCG ATAAAAACTTGGACAATGCGGATGATGCAGCGGAACAGTTTAAGGTGATTCAAGCAGCTTATGATGTTCTGAGCGACCCTCAGGAGAGAGCATG GTATGACAATCACAGGGATGCTTTGCTGAAAGGAGGAATCAGTGGAGATTATGAAGATAGCAGCATTGACCTGCTGCAGTACTTCACGGTCACCTGCTACTCTGGCTTTGGAGATGACGACAAG GGCTTTTACACAGTCTACAGGAACCTCTTTGAATCTATTGCTGTGGAGGAGATTGAGCAAGgcaaggtggaggaagaggaggaagaggagtttcCTCCCTTCGGAGACTCGCAGAGTGACTATGACAGC GTAGTGCACATGTTTTATGGCTACTGGCAGAGCTTCTGCACTCGTAAAAACTTTGCCTGGAAGGAGGAGTTCGACACTCGGCAGGCCTCCAACCGCTGGGAGAAAAGGGCgatggagaaggagaacaagaagaccAGAGAAAAGGCCCGGAAAGAGCGCGGCGAGCTCGTGCGTCAACTTGTCGCTTTTGTTCGCAAGCGCGACCGCCGCGTGCTGGCCCACAGGAAGCTGGTGGAGGAGCAGAACGCCGAGAAGACCAAGAagctggaggagcagcggcGGAAGCAGAAGCTCAGCCAGGCCAA ACAGGCAGAGGAGTACAAGGAGCAGAGCTGGGCGGCCATGTCTGAACTTGAGAAGGAGCTGCAGCAGATAGAGGCTCAGTACGGAGAGGAGTTTGGAGATGCGTCGGAGAGTGAGGAAGACGAGCTGGATATGGACACCCGGGAGAAGAACGGTGAAAAAGGAG AGCTGCCCGACGGAATTGATTATTATGATGATCTGTTCTGCCCGGCCTGCGACAAATCCTTCAAATCGGATAAAGC TATGAAGAACCATGGAAAATCCAAAAAGCACCGGGAGCTGGTGGCGTTGCTTCGACAacagctggaggaagaggaggattcaTTTGGCGTTAATGTAAACGGAAAGGAGGGAATAGAGGCGGAGAAtgaggaggatggggaggaagaggatgaggaagacaAGCCGAGACAAAA GCTCTCCAAAAagcaaaagagaaagaagaaacagCAGAAAGTATTACAC AGtgctggagaggaagaggaagaggagagagtggaggagagagtggaggagagagcggaggaactAACCCCGACCACCTGCGAGGACGATGCCCCCGAGACGTCGGAGAACCCTCCCCAGCCTGAGAAgcaggacgaccccccccccacagaggtcaagag CAGCTCTGGGAAGACGAAAGGtaaaaagggaggaaaggagcaACTGAAGAGTGTCAAGTCAAACACAGAAGAACAGATTCCTGAG AGTGAAATAATCCTCCGCTGTGTGACCTGCGACGGCGAGTTCTCCACAAGGAACAAGTTGTTTGACCACCTGAAGACCAGCGGTCACGccatcgccgccgccgcctccaacGCTCCTCGCAGCTCCGTGAGCAAGAGCaaaaaggacaagaagaagaacagatga
- the dnajc21 gene encoding dnaJ homolog subfamily C member 21 isoform X2 has protein sequence MKCHYEILDVKRDAGDGELKKAYRKLALKWHPDKNLDNADDAAEQFKVIQAAYDVLSDPQERAWYDNHRDALLKGGISGDYEDSSIDLLQYFTVTCYSGFGDDDKGFYTVYRNLFESIAVEEIEQGKVEEEEEEEFPPFGDSQSDYDSVVHMFYGYWQSFCTRKNFAWKEEFDTRQASNRWEKRAMEKENKKTREKARKERGELVRQLVAFVRKRDRRVLAHRKLVEEQNAEKTKKLEEQRRKQKLSQAKQAEEYKEQSWAAMSELEKELQQIEAQYGEEFGDASESEEDELDMDTREKNGEKGELPDGIDYYDDLFCPACDKSFKSDKAMKNHGKSKKHRELVALLRQQLEEEEDSFGVNVNGKEGIEAENEEDGEEEDEEDKPRQKLSKKQKRKKKQQKVLHSAGEEEEEERVEERVEERAEELTPTTCEDDAPETSENPPQPEKQDDPPPTEVKSSGKTKGKKGGKEQLKSVKSNTEEQIPESEIILRCVTCDGEFSTRNKLFDHLKTSGHAIAAAASNAPRSSVSKSKKDKKKNR, from the exons ATGAAGTGTCACTACGAAATCTTGGATGTGAAACGGGACGCGGGAGACGGCGAATTGAAGAAGGCGTATCGTAAATTAGCGTTGAAATGGCACCCCG ATAAAAACTTGGACAATGCGGATGATGCAGCGGAACAGTTTAAGGTGATTCAAGCAGCTTATGATGTTCTGAGCGACCCTCAGGAGAGAGCATG GTATGACAATCACAGGGATGCTTTGCTGAAAGGAGGAATCAGTGGAGATTATGAAGATAGCAGCATTGACCTGCTGCAGTACTTCACGGTCACCTGCTACTCTGGCTTTGGAGATGACGACAAG GGCTTTTACACAGTCTACAGGAACCTCTTTGAATCTATTGCTGTGGAGGAGATTGAGCAAGgcaaggtggaggaagaggaggaagaggagtttcCTCCCTTCGGAGACTCGCAGAGTGACTATGACAGC GTAGTGCACATGTTTTATGGCTACTGGCAGAGCTTCTGCACTCGTAAAAACTTTGCCTGGAAGGAGGAGTTCGACACTCGGCAGGCCTCCAACCGCTGGGAGAAAAGGGCgatggagaaggagaacaagaagaccAGAGAAAAGGCCCGGAAAGAGCGCGGCGAGCTCGTGCGTCAACTTGTCGCTTTTGTTCGCAAGCGCGACCGCCGCGTGCTGGCCCACAGGAAGCTGGTGGAGGAGCAGAACGCCGAGAAGACCAAGAagctggaggagcagcggcGGAAGCAGAAGCTCAGCCAGGCCAA ACAGGCAGAGGAGTACAAGGAGCAGAGCTGGGCGGCCATGTCTGAACTTGAGAAGGAGCTGCAGCAGATAGAGGCTCAGTACGGAGAGGAGTTTGGAGATGCGTCGGAGAGTGAGGAAGACGAGCTGGATATGGACACCCGGGAGAAGAACGGTGAAAAAGGAG AGCTGCCCGACGGAATTGATTATTATGATGATCTGTTCTGCCCGGCCTGCGACAAATCCTTCAAATCGGATAAAGC TATGAAGAACCATGGAAAATCCAAAAAGCACCGGGAGCTGGTGGCGTTGCTTCGACAacagctggaggaagaggaggattcaTTTGGCGTTAATGTAAACGGAAAGGAGGGAATAGAGGCGGAGAAtgaggaggatggggaggaagaggatgaggaagacaAGCCGAGACAAAA GCTCTCCAAAAagcaaaagagaaagaagaaacagCAGAAAGTATTACAC AGtgctggagaggaagaggaagaggagagagtggaggagagagtggaggagagagcggaggaactAACCCCGACCACCTGCGAGGACGATGCCCCCGAGACGTCGGAGAACCCTCCCCAGCCTGAGAAgcaggacgaccccccccccacagaggtcaagag CTCTGGGAAGACGAAAGGtaaaaagggaggaaaggagcaACTGAAGAGTGTCAAGTCAAACACAGAAGAACAGATTCCTGAG AGTGAAATAATCCTCCGCTGTGTGACCTGCGACGGCGAGTTCTCCACAAGGAACAAGTTGTTTGACCACCTGAAGACCAGCGGTCACGccatcgccgccgccgcctccaacGCTCCTCGCAGCTCCGTGAGCAAGAGCaaaaaggacaagaagaagaacagatga
- the agxt2 gene encoding alanine--glyoxylate aminotransferase 2, mitochondrial, with product MLKVVSSLRGRCVLTGQSGPRSGSAKFHLASGALCQKSTLKPPPTDIPDMPPCNFQPEEYTGMSKERMMEIRRQNCSPMTMKVTYYKKPVFIHQGYMQWLWDVDGKRYLDLFAGVATVSVGHCHPKVVAAAEKQLKRLWHTTHIYVNPTLHEYCEKLASYLPDPLKVVYLTNSGSEANDMAMLMARLHTGNFDIITLRGSYHGGSPQTMGLTSNAAYKYPIANGLGCTNTMCPDVFRGPWGGSRCRDSPVQTTRECDCAQGHCMANDQYIGQLKETFHTSVPSQVAAFFGEPIQGVGGAVQYPKTFLKEAFKLVRERGGICIADEVQTGFGRTGSHFWGFQGHDVIPDMVTMAKGIGNGFPMGAVVTTPEIAASFAKGVHFNTFGGNPVACAVASSVLDTIEEDGAQQISLAVGTYLMTEMAKLRDKYEIVGDVRGKGLQIGVEMVKDKASRDPLPAEAMSEIFEDIKDMGILIGKGGIYGQTFRIKPPMCITMEDADFFLAIFDKSIHNYMERR from the exons ATGCTGAAAGTGGTGTCCTCTCTCAGGGGCCGGTGTGTTTTAACGGGGCAGTCCGGTCCCCGGTCCGGTTCGGCCAAATTCCACTTGGCAAGTG GTGCATTATGTCAGAAATCAACCCTCAAGCCCCCTCCCACAGACATCCCGGATATGCCCCCATGCAATTTCCAACCAGAGGAATACACg ggtATGTCCAAAGAGCGGATGATGGAGATCCGCAGGCAGAACTGCAGCCCCATGACCATGAAGGTGACCTACTATAAGAAGCCAGTGTTCATCCACCAGGGATACATGCAGTGGCTGTGGGATGTGGACGGGAAGCGATACCTGGATCTATTTGCTGGTGTGGCTACTGTCAGTGTGGGCCACTGCCATCC GAAAGTAGTAGCGGCTGCAGAGAAGCAGCTGAAGAGACTGTGGCATACGACACACATCTACGTCAACCCTACTCTCCATGAGTACTGTGAGAAACTAGCTTCCTACCTCCCAGATCCTCTCAAG GTGGTGTATCTGACCAACAGCGGCTCAGAAGCCAACGACATGGCCATGCTGATGGCTCGACTTCACACAGGAAACTTCGACATCATCACTCTCAG GGGCTCGTACCACGGTGGCAGCCCACAGACCATGGGTCTCACCTCCAACGCAGCTTACAAATACCCCATCGCCAACGGTCTGGGCTGCACAAAC ACCATGTGTCCCGATGTGTTCAGAGGTCCGTGGGGAGGAAGCCGCTGCAGGGACTCTCCTGTGCAGACCACCAGAGAGTGTGACTGCGCCCAAG GCCATTGCATGGCTAATGACCAGTACATCGGACAGCTCAAGGAGACGTTTCACACGAGTGTCCCGAGTCAAGTTGCCGCTTTCTTCGGAGAGCCGATTCAG GGAGTCGGAGGAGCGGTGCAGTACCCTAAAACCTTCCTGAAGGAGGCTTTCAAactcgtgagagagagaggaggcatcTGCATTGCTGATGAG GTCCAGACTGGATTTGGGCGAACAGGAAGCCACTTCTGGGGATTCCAAGGTCATGACGTCATTCCTGATATGGTTACAATGGCGAAGGGCATTGGTAATGGATTCCCAATGGGAGCCGTTGTGACAACGCCAG AAATTGCGGCCTCATTTGCCAAAGGGGTTCACTTCAACACCTTCGGAGGAAATCCTGTAGCTTGTGCCGTTGCTTCGTCAGTGCTTGAT ACGATCGAAGAAGACGGCGCGCAGCAGATCAGCCTCGCCGTGGGGACCTATCTGATGACGGAGATGGCAAAACTCAGAGACAAGTACGAGATCGTCGGCGACGTCCGTGGAAAAGGCCTGCAGATCGGTGTGGAAATGGTCAAAGACAAG GCCAGCAGAGACCCGCTGCCCGCGGAGGCAATGAGCGAGATCTTCGAGGACATAAAGGACATGGGAATCCTAATCGGGAAAGGAGGAATCTACGGACAG ACCTTCCGCATCAAACCACCAATGTGCATCACGATGGAGGACGCAGATTTCTTCCTGGCCATTTTTGACAAGTCCATCCACAACTACATGGAAAGAAGATAA